gatctctatgagtctgaggccagcctggtgaatAGAGGGAaatccagaacagccaaggataTGTAAAGAGACTCtgtccccaaacaaacaaaaaagagttaaaTCCAagagctggagcaatgggtcagcagttatgagcatgtgttgctcttacagaaaaGCCAGGTTCAgaccccagcacctacatggtatcTTACAAACATCCAcagctccatttccaggggatctgatcctCTCTTCTGATCTTCACAGACACTAGGTACATACATGgtagcatatacatacattcaggcaagacattcatatacataaataaatctaaagaaaaatttaaattgagcCTAGTGCCTGACACATCCTGAGCAcatgccctaccactgagctatgcctaCTCCTGTCCATTTCTTATTTCAGTATGCacctttttttagatttatttatttattttatgtattcaccattgctctcttcagacacaccagaagagggcaacagaccccattgcagatggttgtgagccaccatgtgcttgctgggaattgaactcaagacctctggaagagcagtcagtgctcttaatctctgagccatctctccagccccagtatgcACTTTCTTAATTATGCACATAGGTGAATATCTTTTTCCTTGCCATATACATTTCCTTTTGGAAATTCATTTTCCATCTCTACTTTTTTTGGAGAGCGGGGGAACAGGATTTGTTATGCCTCTGAGATTGGCTTAACTTTACAGTCCTCCTGCTGCAGGCTTCAAATGCTAGGATGAAAGCTCTTTACCACTATGcctaatttcttcctttaaaaaaaaaatctctgttttggagaggaaagaacacacatgtgtcatgccacacaagcatgcacgtgtgcgtgcatatgtggttttgtgtaggtcagaggatagctttcagggctcagttctctccttccacatgagttctgggtttctctcctccatgtgggttctggggattaaactcatgTCATCAGGAATAGTGGCAAGcagttttacccactgagccatcttgccaaccccacTATCTTGCTCCCTTCTACCAAAGTGACTCTGTTCCAGAGATGTCTTTCTCGTATTCAAATTGGTGATcagataaataacactaaagttTAAGGGTTTTCAAAATGTGACCTCATCTGTAAGACGGATAGCTAGCacagccaggagagggcattgtaCAGTGtgcttcagaaaacaaacagtgaGGAGAAACCTCCAGTGACCTTCCCAACCTACCAAAAACCGGCCGGGAGGACCTCCAAGAATCCCACACAGCAGTAAACAGTAAAAAGcagtttgtttggctttttgaaacGTGGTTCCTCTAATGTGAAAAACCCTAGgtaactcaggctagcctcagatttcACTGTAGAGTTCAGCTGACCTGGAAACTGTGAGCCTCCCTCCCgaagtactggggttacaggcatgctccaccacacccagctcccagTGAGGTCTGGGACTCTTCTCTGTCCCAAATAAACTTTCCTCCCAGAAGTTTCACTAGCTTATTATGTGACTTGGAGAAGTGGGTAAGCTGTAGCAGGCAGTTGTGGTTCTTCTGTTTTTTTACGAGGAGAAAACAATGCTCTCTCATTCATGCTTTGAGAGGGAGGTGAcaaggttcttttattttttctttcttttccattacagAGGTATCTATGAGTATGAACTCACCTTGCGAACTGACCTCTACACTGACAAGCACACGCAGTGGTTTTACTTCAGAGTTCAGAACACCAGAAAAGATGTTACCTACCGCTTCACAATCGTCAACTTGCTGAAACCCAAGAGCCTTTACGCAGTAGGGATGAAGCCGCTCATGTACTCTCAGTTGGACGCCACCATCTCCAACATCGGCTGGAGGAGAGAGGGCCGTGAAATCAAGTACTATAAGAACAACATGGACGATGGGCAGCAGCCCTTATACTGTCTCACCTGGACCATTCAGTTTCCTCATGACCAGGACACTTGCTTCTTTGCACACTTTTACCCATACACTTACACTGACCTGCAAGGCTATCTCTTGTCAATAGCCAATAACCCCATCCAATCTCAGTTCTGCAAGCTCCGAGCCTTATGCAGGAGCTTAGCAGGGAACACTGTCTACCTGCTGACCATCACCAATCCATCCAGGACCGCTCAAGAGGCAGCTGCAAAGAAAGCCGTGGTGTTGAGCGCCCGTGTCCACCCTGGAGAAAGTAACAGCTCCTGGATCATGAATGGCTTTTTGGACTTCATCCTTAGCAACTCTCCAGATGCCCAGCTCCTCAGAGATATCTTTGTCTTCAAGGTGATTCCCATGTTAAATCCGGATGGCGTGATAGTGGGGAATTATCGGTGTTCGTTGGCTGGAAGGGACTTGAACAGGCATTATAAAACTGTTCTTAAGGATTCCTTCCCTTGCATTTGGTACACCAAGAACATGATCAAAAGGTGAGACCCCTTTGCTGATAAGTCTATGAATGCTGTGAGCATTAGAGACAGATACTTTCGAGGAGGAAGAGCTTGTCTCTTGTTTTAGGGGTCCGGTATGACTTTGACAATCCTTGCAGTCACAGGTTAATTTTCAGACCTTTAAATCACAATTGAGTTTCTAAAAGAAAACTGAGCACACATCAACATGTCAGCCATTTCGCTTGCCTCCCCCTGGGCTCCCCAGAATTGAATCTAAGACTTAACACATGACAGATAGGCaggcactctatcactgagctttATTGTcaacttcatcttattttttgagacagaaactctcactgaacctagagcttcctGCTTTGGCCGGGCTGGCTGGCTATCAAGCCCCTGGGATCCCCAACCCATCTTCTCTATGTTGAGCTTTTACATGGGTCCTCATACTCGTATAATGAAcactttcccaactgagccatctctctgggccgTTTACTTCATGTTTGTTTCTGATGGAAGGTCTGGTGTAGgatttactgtgtagaccagactggcctcatacTGAGAGGTTTGCCTTCCTCCGCTGGGAGTAAAGGCCTGTGCCCCCATGCTGGGctcagttgttttatttttacatcaaaCAATTGGATGGGAAAGGTCAGGGCAGTCTTCCTGCGTCTATGAAACTGTAATCATAACCTAACTTAACAGTGTGTAAGTATGAAGGAACAAACACTACTTCAGTGCTTTATACCTTTGCCTGTTCGTACTCCCCAAAAACCCCCTTAGGAGATTACGTATGGTCCACATTCCCTGTTGTAGACAATGGGAATTGAGTTCCCGTTAAATAATTTGAACAAGGTCTCAGAGCTAGTAAGCAACAGGGTAGGCATTTGAACACAGGCTCTCTGACTCAGAAAATGAGTACCCTAATATCACCATATGTTGCTCCTAATAAAGAGAAAGTAACAAATTAATCCTCACTTTTCAAACCTGTGTGAAAGCAGCTTGAAGCTCTCAGGTAGTAGCACCCATCCTGAAAGAGCTTCCATTCCACTGGAAGGGAACACAAAGCAGATAGGATCTGAATGAAAACTCCTAAGCACACCAGTGTGAACAGACATGAGAAAGGTTGGGTGGACGTGTTTGGTCAACATGTGAGGTCTGCTTTTACTATTGACCGATTCTGGGGCCATAGATAAGCAAGTGACTTAATCTCCTGTGAGTTTGGATGTCCACTCCACCCTTTTGTTTGTCCCCCAATAGACTTCTGGAAGAAAGAGAGGTTCTCTTGTATTGTGATTTCCATGGCCACAGCCGCAAGAACAACATCTTCCTGTATGGCTGTCACAGCAACAACCACAAGCACTGGCTTCATGAGCGGGTCTTTCCTTTAATGTTGAGCAAGAACGCACCAGACAAGGTAAGTGTGTTACAGACTGGGGACAAGGACAAGTTGAGCTGGGCATTAAAGGCAAAGGAGGCATCAAGCTCCAGGGGAAGAGAGTGATACCACAGAGACGGAGAGCACTCCAGTCAGAGACTATGGGGGtaagaaacaaatcaaacatcatatttagccaggcagtggtggcgcacacctttaatcctagcacttgggaggcagaggcaggtggatttctgagtttgaggccagcctggtctacagagtgagttccaggacagccagagctacacagagaaaccctgtctcgaaaaacaaaacaaacaccaacaaacaaacaaacaaaaacaacaaaaatcatattTAGAGGCCAAGCAGTCATGGCGCACtgcctttaatcacagaacttgggaaggcagatagatctctgtgagtctgagaccagcctgatctacagagtgagttttgggACAGCTAGGGtaattacacagaaaaaccctgtctcaaaaaccaaaggggaaaaaaagtcaTATTTGGAGGAAAATGTAGATCTGAAAGCTCATATTTTATGACAGAAATAAATTATAGAGCCCATGTGGATCACATGCATATATTTGAATCCCAGTATTCAAatgatggaggcaggagggttaaATAAATTTGGGGGctatatattaagaaaagactTAGAAGAGCTGGCCTAGTACCTGATAGTAAAGTGTGCCAGTACTCCCAGATCCCTAGGGGTCCTCATCTGGCGAGATGCGCTGGGGTAGGAGGCAGATAAGGCTGGACAGTAGAGTTGCCTGTCTCTTTGCCTTGGAAGATCACAGTCCACATCAAGTGCTGCAAGGCCTGTTACCTCATATTAAGTTGCCAGCCGAGGCAACTGCAGAGCCCTCACCTGCTACCGTCTTTTTTATTGCTCAAAATCACTGTCTTGATGGAATATACTTTAGGAAATAACACATAAGAAGCTCCCAAAGAGCCATTCTTGTCTTCATATTAATGACAGACATTTGAACCTGCTAGTTTATATAATTAACAGAGAATGCGGGTCTCTCTCTAGTTCTCTTTCGACAGCTGTAACTTTAAGGTCCAAAAATGcaaagaaggaacaggaagagttGTGATGTGGCGGATGGGCATCATCAACAGCTACACCATGGAGTCTACCTTTGGCGGGTCTACCCTGGGTAAGAGGGGAGTGAGTCCAGCAAGGGAAAGCCGGGTGCTCCAGAAAGCTTGAGAAGGGTTTCCTCACTGGCTTTAGTACCACAAAGGTGTACTAATGTAGGATACAGTGCTTCACTGAGCTGCACGCTGTAGTGATTGCTCAGGACCTGGAGTCAGGAAGCTTAGGTTTGGACTTCCAGCTGCATGTATTAGCTTTGTGACCTTGGGTCAGTTGTCCAACTTCTTTGAAGCTCATATGTCCTCTGAGTGATGATAATAACACCAGACTATAAATATTGCTTTAGTAGGCAGCACCCACCATAGAGTAAGACCAGAATACTCTTAAAAGACCTTGATAACCCATTATAATAGTGAACTGTTTCATTGTCAAAGATTCCTCTGAGCCAGACTGGAGCTAGGAGAGCTTCCTCTTCAGAAAAACACTATTCTAGAATAAGAGGTGGTAtttcaaatttacttttatttttattcatgtgtattgtatatatatgtgtctgtagtgtgtgtatgtatgtgtgtgtgatgtgagtgtgtatgtggtgatATGAGTATGTGCACACAGTTTCGAGGAGGGGTCGGAAGAGTGTGTTAGATCcccgggagctggagttacatgcagttgtgTGTGACCAGTGTGGGTACTGGCACCAAACTTGGATCCTGTGGAAGCACTATTAatgctgggccatctccccagccctttgaGGAGTGGTATTTTTCTAAAAAGCTGTTCACAAATTAGATTTGCACTTACCCAGTAAGATTTAGGAAGTTGAGAAGATGGCTTACCTGTGAAGAGCACTGTTCTTGGAGAGGATCTGAGTtcttctattcccagcacccatgtgctcacaaccatcagtaactccagttccaggggatctgacaccctcttctgacctccaacaTCACAACATATTCATgatgcagacatacatgaagaaaaagttcacattcataaataaatatgaatattttaaaataaaagattttaaggCTAGTGAGATTCCTAAGAATGCTCACCACTCctccaaaggacctaggttcaatcctaGCTCcgatgtcaggcagctcacaactgcccataactccagctccagaggagacGATGCTTCTGGCCTTTCTGGGTACCTGTACTTATGTACGCAGAAATATATACCTACACATAATGTAAaactttttagttttatatttatatgtgagtCTTTTGCTTACACCATGTGCATGTACTGCACGCAGAGTTCAGCAGGGGGCGctggctcccctggaactggggttttggatggttgtaagccaccatgtgggtgcagggaccCTTACCTGGATTCTGAGGaacagcagcaaatgctcttaactgctaggtcatctcttcatccccagcttaaaacaaaaaaatctaataagaaatgcttatttttttcctcaggtaGTAAAAGAGACACTCACTTTACCATTGAGGACCTGAAGTCCCTAGGTTATCATGTCTGTGACACTATTCTGGATTTCTGTGATCCTGACCAAACCAAGGTAAAAGTGGAGATTCAAAAAGTGTTGTACCACTACTCTGCTGAGTTCCACATAGGACCAGAATCCACCCAGATgacctttgtctgtctgtctgtctgtctgtctgtctgtctgtctgtctgtctctgtgtgtttctctctctctctctctgtctctctctgtctctctctgtctctgtctctgtctctctctctctctctacctctctctctctctttctctctctctctgcctctctctctctctctctctctctctctctctctctctctctctctctctctctctctctctctctctctctctctctctctttctctctctctctctctctctctctctctccttctcccaggaCATCCTTTGGCATCCTCTCCTAACTTACAGGTTTCCTCCAGGCTGCACTGGgcctacttctttctcttctagttAGGAAGAGTAACACACGTGGCACACTCCCTTTGCTAAATCTAATCCTGCCCTCTGCACTATTTGATGCCCCTGTAGCTAAGTGACCTTAGGCCTCACTAagtgccttttcttttctgtagcctcagttttctcacccATTTATCCTTCCCCTCCACAGCAAACATGCTCCAGCTTGCCTCTGTCCCGAAGCATGAAGGTCTCCTTTGGCCCTCTCCTTCCTCACTCCTTTGCTCAGCTTAGAAGGGGTATATACCCACAGTAACCCATATCCCCTGGTCCTGCTTAAGTGTTGGCTCGATGGGCCCTGCCCTGGATGCGGTGCTTGATAAAGAGTGAGAAGggctgttttcctttcctcttgtggtgctggggatggaacacaAGGCTCCTCGCTCACGTGAGGCAAGACCTCTTCTACTGACCTGTGCCTGTATCCAAACCACACTTGCTATGGGCCAAAGTCAGAACAGCACCACCGAAACTGTCccttctgtcctagttagggtttcattgctgagaagagacaccaggaccatggcaactcttataaaggaaaacatttaattggggctggatgaCAGTTTGAGttcatttaagatttattttatgtatgtgagtacactgtagctgtattcagacacaccagaaaagggcatcagatctcattacagatggttgtgagccaccatgtggttgctgggatttgaagtcaggacctttggaagagcagtcagtgctcttacctgctgagctttcACACCACccaagttctacatcttgaatgccacacttcctccaataaggccatgtctactccaacaagaccacacctctgaATAGTGCCACCCCCTATGAGCTTGTGGGGGGGGGCTATGTtctttcaaaccactacactttGCTTACAacttaggaaaataaatgaaacaattgCAAAAATGAGCTATAGCCCAAAAAAGTGTCTAAGGCAGTGCTCGTGGATCTGCTTTAAATAGCGTTAGTGTAAATTAAGATAGTAATAGAAAAAGTCACTAGCTTTACTTTTATTGCCTCTGTAACTTACCCGTTGCCATGTCCTTTACAGAAGTAATTAGAGCTTAGCCCATCAATAAATTAAGTGCCTTTCAGCACACACTCCAAACCATTTCATGAGTAGCTTACAAAGCTGTCTTTCCCTCTGCTGCAGTACACTCAGTGCCTACAAGAGCTTAAGGAGCTCTTACAACAGGAAATCAACAAAAAGTTGAGTAACTTTGGACAAGATATGGATTTAGAAGGAAACTGGAGTGACATTCCTTTGTCTGACATTGAATCCAGGTAACAAACTTCATTTCAATGAAAATCTGGGATTAATAATACATccttgatcccagtacttgggaaacagaaggAGGGGGATTGGAAGTTTAAGGAAAGCCTGGGTTTATATTTATGTGACATCCTGTCctcttgtttattatttttttatctatCCATCGATCAATTGatcaatctatttatttatttattttgaaacaaagtcttacTGTATCACCCTGGTTGGCCTGGATCTCACAGAGGTCTGTCTACCTCTGCTGGATTAAAAGCATGTCCATGTCCGGAGACctaggccaggtgtggtagcacgtGCCTTTAATTCCGGCCTTTAATATCAGTGTGCTGATATTTAGAGATccataccaccacatctggctgttcttttgtttgtttgtttgtttgtttgtttgtttgttgaaatggAGTTTCAGGTTGGATTCAAATTCAGCTGTCTTTCTGCTTCGGTGTTccaagtgctggtgttacagTTGTGTGCCATTGCACCTGGAGGGAGATACAGGTATATCTCTGTAGGTAAAaaaccagcctggtatacatagcaagtcccagggaaGCCGGGGCTGTCTGGAGAGACACTTGTATGAGAACCCAGAATCCCAGCGTTACAAGAGCCTGGGTGGAatattaaaaccatttttttccttgCCCTCTCCATTGCTCTGGTCCCTGGCAGCACCTTTGTGGGTCACCTGTCTGATTTTAGGATGCAGGAGTGGGTCCAACAGGTATCTGAGAAGCCTGAGAACCCATTACCCCTCCCACTCTTCGCCCACTGCACTCGCCCCTCTCTGTTTGCAGCCTGAAAAACCAAAGTGTCCTGTGGGTCAGCTCACTGACACGTAGAGCCCAGGAGAACCAACGCAGAGATAGCCAGACTACACTAGAGCTGACTCAGCAGGAACACTGGCCTAGTTAGCtaagaaacagaagagacagtTGCCAGCTTCTCTATCACAAAGTCAGATGCTGCAGGCTCTATGTGGTCACCTGTCCGTCCTCACAACTGCACAGAAAGGCAGGCTTGGGATGCTGAAAgtattctgtgtgtgtacacatgatttatattttctagaaCACACTACAACTAATGCCTTGTTATCCATTTGCTGAAGTAGTCTGTTATCTTCAAAAGGGACTACAGAGCCTGTGGTCCAGCAGCCTCGAGGGCTCCTTCTTGACTGGAGAAGCCTTTGATAGCAGCATATTGGAAATTAGATGACAGAAGATGGGGCTTCCTTCCTGCTCCGATGTGGTGGGACTCCTTGTTGCACACTGAGGGGCGGGGGCAAAATGGAGGGAAGAGCTTGggcactgagaactgaactccggtcccctgagagagcagccagtactcttgatccctgaaccatttctccagacccctcaaatttttctctgtgttctctctctccctctattcttccctctccctctctctctctctctctctctctctctctctctctctctctctctctctctctctttctttctttgtgtttgtttttgcttggcatttttgagacagggtctcacaacacacacctgactggcctggaactcactatgtaaaccaggatggcctccaattcagagaaACCCACTTACCCCTGCCTCCAGTGTGCTGATATTTAGAGATccataccaccacatctggctgttcttttgtttgtttgtttgtttgtttgtttgttgaaatggAGTTTCAGGTTGGATTCAAATTCAGCTGTCTTTCTGCTTCGGTGTTccaagtgctggtgttacagTTGTGTGCCATTGCACCTGGCTAAAAGTTCTTGAAGTAATTTTTATGGTGTTTAGCCTCCTTTTAAatcatgtttatttgtttacacatTCAGCAAGTTTTCCCAGAGTGACTGGTAGAATCCTGGCTTTTGGGAATTGGTATCAtctcaaaggaaataaagaggGAAAAGCTCTGTTCTCAGGGCAATCCCATTGCTATCCCATGGCCCCTCCCCTCTGCCCTGCCTatctcaaaggaaatgaaaaaggaaaagctCTGTTCTCAGGGCTATCCCATTGCTATCCCCTGGCCCCTCTCCTCCCctggcccctcccctcccctggccCCTCCTCCCGCCCATggccccctccccccgccccgcccATCTAGTCAGCCTTTGCTTTGCTGGACTGATTTTGAGCGCCTTGCCAcagagcctctgcctcctttaatgcgttctttccttgtctttctctttgttttccccTTTTGGTGCTAGCACGAGCGGCTCGGACAGTTCACTCTCGGATGGTCCTCCCATTCCTCTAATGAACATAGCAGATGAGGTGAGAGGGCGCTGTTTCTTGTACACacccaaaaacattaaaaagccaAACCTGTAAAGTACCACAACACTAGATAATTGAGGAAATGTTCCAGCCATCCTAGCATCTTCAGGAAATATAGCACTAGTCCCAGGGTGCTGTTCAGGAGGAAGGTACTTGCCTACCATGGGTGGCTTCCTGGTTTCAGTTACCAGTGAGTCAAAAAAAAAACGTTGGAATACTTCCCTAGCCAGTCACCCTACCCAGAGTATTTCACTGTGTTCTTTATATGCTTCCTGCTTAATTGCTGGAGCTTCTTTACCATAATACCAGGCTGAATATTGTAGCCACGTATCAGTGGTCAGAGTGATCCCCACTGACCGTGTTAGTGTGCCATCTGGTCTTGTGTCATAAATCACGCACATTTGGGCGTTGATCCACATCCATGGGACTCAGGCATGTTTTATCAGGCAACACCCTCTGGAAAGAAGGTGGCTGAGCTATTGGCCCATTctccaaaccaacaaacaaagccCCCGTGACAGGCTACGGCGTGTGCATGCAGACTGTTCCCTGAAGACTGTGTGGGGGGGGTACCTCTACTGCCCCTTCTGACCAGCTTCTCTGTAATTTCTGAAACAGCCAAATCAGAAGATGCTGTTAAAGAATCCAAAAAAGAAGAGACTTCAGACTAGAAAACAGCGGAATGAACAGTACCAGAAGAATTACTTGATGCGGGAGTTAAAGTTAACAGAAAACACCCCAGTAAGCGGTCCCCGCTGCCTGCATCTGCTTTCTgccttctgcttttgcttttttccatAGACAAAACAGGAGACAGGGCTAGAGGGGGCGGTGGGAAGCAGGGGTGCTTTCTATTTAGAGGTCAGAGTGCTTCCTCAGGTCCTCGGATGTGTCTGAGCAGATTTCAGCCTCAGCCCATGGGTCCTCTCCTATACTCCGCTCAGGCATGGCTGCATGACTAAAACTGCTCCTGCAAGAGGTGGACTTGGGGTGTGTTAGCATGGGCTCAGCTAGAGTGGCCGGGTGGTTGAGATGACGGTCAGGAGGGAGACACCTCCCCACCTTGTTTGCAGCTATGGTACCGGTATCCACCACGGCCAACCTGCCCAGACTCTTGCTTTCTAAAGAGAGGATGCTTTTCAAGAGTGTTTGACTGGGTAGCTAAGGGATGGATCAACTGAAAAAACTTCTCACTCAATCCTTATAGGGAAGGGCAAGATTTGCTTCtactctgcaaaagcagcctACTTTTTTGAAAAGCCCAGAGAATTTTAGCCCTTCAATAAGGAGAAGTGAGAAGCCAAGGCTCAATGAGGGAGTATTTTTGCCTGACTCTCTGTCACACAGATTCTCTGATTTCTCCAATTAGCACGTCAGTCCCACTAGGTGAAGAGCACAGTGACCATCGTGTCACCTGGAAGTGAAAAAGGATGCTTTGGATTAAAAACTGGAATCTTATATCAAATATTGATGATTTGTGATTTTATATCTAGAACATAAGAAAGAGGCTGCTGTGCTTATGCATACACGCATCCATCACACATCCACAGATTGACAGATTCTGTCCCTCGCCTACTGTACGGCAGGTCCTTCACTGGACACTGTGTCATGCAGAGGTGAGCAAGACACCATCCTTCCCTCAGAGAGTTCAGATGCTGCAGAGAAAAACACTCGGAGGGAGAAGGAGCACCCAGACTTACAGACGAAATCCTTGATTCTTCCAGGAGGTTGCcacatgcctgtaaacccagcacttgggaattaGAAGCAGGGGACCAATGAGTTCTACATGAGACCTAGTATCAAAAAGAGGGGAAAGTCGAGTTCAGAGAGTAAATAGACTGCTCAGCAGTAGGAAACTCGCCTGGTATGTGCAAGGCTCTGAGATCAGTTCTCAGCActactttaaaaattgttctctCAAGTAGACATAGTGACATAGGCCTGCATACCAGCTCCTGGAGAGATTAAAGCAGgaagaccacaagttcaaggcgaGTCTGGGTAACTTAGAAAGACCCTTCTCAAACTATGGAGGAAGAGgtcctggaaagatggctcagcagttaagagtgcttgctgttcttgtagaggacctcgCTTCCATTCCTCACACCCATACCAgctggctcacaaccgtctataactccagctcaagaACTAatgcctcttctggtctccaatgTCACTTgaatacacatggcatacacacacacacacacacacacacacacacacacacacacacacatcaaatattttttaattaatttatttattctatatgagtacactgtagctgtcttcagacacatcagaaaagggcatcagatctcattacagatggttgtgaaccactatgtagttgctgggatttgaactcatgacctctggaagagcattcagtgctcttaaccactgagccctcaaagattttttttaaaaaactttttaaaagaaaaagttggcCAAAGGACTAGGATTACTAGCTCAGTTATAGCGTACTTGCCTGCCATGCTCAAAGCCTTAGGTTTAATTCCTAgtaaacagcacacacacacacacacacacacacacacacacacacagcagactgGATAGAAAGCAAGCCTTCATTGTATAGAATGCTACTCTGCTGTTACAGCAATTCATGAAGCCCAGTAGTTCAAAGTGCACTATCCCAGGGAAACCCCCACAGAGTACAGCCATCTCAGATCAACACTGAGAACCATTATGTCTAATATAACTGTCAAAACCACAAGCTTTGAAATCTGTTCAAATTCCAGCCCCTAAAACCTAATACTTTTTCAGAGACATAACTCTATGATTGGGAAATTCCATTCCATTATATAAAAGTCACTAAGATGCCCAGAGAATAAAGGTGTTTACTGTTCAAACTTGCAGCCTAAATTTGGTTTCCAGAGTCCACAGTAGAAGTAAAGAAACGACTCCCAagagttgttctctaacctccacacatgtgccatggatGCACTTGTCCACTTACAtgcgtgcacgtgcatgtgtgcgtgcgcacgtgcatgcacacacacacacacataacataattttttattatgtaaaattatCTTCAGgcaagggctgtggagatggttcag
The nucleotide sequence above comes from Mastomys coucha isolate ucsf_1 unplaced genomic scaffold, UCSF_Mcou_1 pScaffold15, whole genome shotgun sequence. Encoded proteins:
- the Agbl2 gene encoding cytosolic carboxypeptidase 2 isoform X9; amino-acid sequence: MFPALETELKQETLPDPYEDFMHHHLQYYGYFKAQKSSLPNSATHQRAWRNSPRYVLNGSFGERDDFISDSLEKEMLLSMFPELKMQELGYRCILWRWAPTVHLCIVSRPTCLSSTGHAQIDAVNRGIKLQINSLLLSSPLLRSRQLLFDEQDEINPRLREPRELFSCFSSRGPLQAPRWPIECEVIKEDIHHIEWVPLQPEYFYQPTGNEKIPEIVGEEQGTVVYQLDSVPTEGTFFTSSRIGGKRGVIKELAVTLQGPEDNTLLFESRFESGNLQKAVRVGIYEYELTLRTDLYTDKHTQWFYFRVQNTRKDVTYRFTIVNLLKPKSLYAVGMKPLMYSQLDATISNIGWRREGREIKYYKNNMDDGQQPLYCLTWTIQFPHDQDTCFFAHFYPYTYTDLQGYLLSIANNPIQSQFCKLRALCRSLAGNTVYLLTITNPSRTAQEAAAKKAVVLSARVHPGESNSSWIMNGFLDFILSNSPDAQLLRDIFVFKVIPMLNPDGVIVGNYRCSLAGRDLNRHYKTVLKDSFPCIWYTKNMIKRLLEEREVLLYCDFHGHSRKNNIFLYGCHSNNHKHWLHERVFPLMLSKNAPDKFSFDSCNFKVQKCKEGTGRVVMWRMGIINSYTMESTFGGSTLGSKRDTHFTIEDLKSLGYHVCDTILDFCDPDQTKYTQCLQELKELLQQEINKKLSNFGQDMDLEGNWSDIPLSDIESSTSGSDSSLSDGPPIPLMNIADEPNQKMLLKNPKKKRLQTRKQRNEQYQKNYLMRELKLTENTPHVSPTR
- the Agbl2 gene encoding cytosolic carboxypeptidase 2 isoform X10; amino-acid sequence: MFPALETELKQETLPDPYEDFMHHHLQYYGYFKGPTCLSSTGHAQIDAVNRDSLLLSSPLLRSRQLLFDEQDEINPRLREPRELFSCFSSRGPLQAPRWPIECEVIKEDIHHIEWVPLQPEYFYQPTGNEKIPEIVGEEQGTVVYQLDSVPTEGTFFTSSRIGGKRGVIKELAVTLQGPEDNTLLFESRFESGNLQKAVRVGIYEYELTLRTDLYTDKHTQWFYFRVQNTRKDVTYRFTIVNLLKPKSLYAVGMKPLMYSQLDATISNIGWRREGREIKYYKNNMDDGQQPLYCLTWTIQFPHDQDTCFFAHFYPYTYTDLQGYLLSIANNPIQSQFCKLRALCRSLAGNTVYLLTITNPSRTAQEAAAKKAVVLSARVHPGESNSSWIMNGFLDFILSNSPDAQLLRDIFVFKVIPMLNPDGVIVGNYRCSLAGRDLNRHYKTVLKDSFPCIWYTKNMIKRLLEEREVLLYCDFHGHSRKNNIFLYGCHSNNHKHWLHERVFPLMLSKNAPDKFSFDSCNFKVQKCKEGTGRVVMWRMGIINSYTMESTFGGSTLGSKRDTHFTIEDLKSLGYHVCDTILDFCDPDQTKYTQCLQELKELLQQEINKKLSNFGQDMDLEGNWSDIPLSDIESSTSGSDSSLSDGPPIPLMNIADEPNQKMLLKNPKKKRLQTRKQRNEQYQKNYLMRELKLTENTPTQLSGREKGTSLDLPLTSPKNKEIIQSKKPGFTASYSPKRSTNSSLGPAPDLKPNWSKTRYSATRKDHAAMAVYPSLHIYTYP